One Bacteroidota bacterium genomic window carries:
- a CDS encoding type II toxin-antitoxin system RelE/ParE family toxin, whose protein sequence is MKRYFEVEYLPEAVNFIELQNEKVRRKILYNISLAKHTKSASLFTKLSGEIWEFCTIYEKNYYRLFAFWDKTKAAYVICSHGIIKKSKKTPLREVHKAEEIRKKYFEKSI, encoded by the coding sequence ATGAAAAGATATTTTGAAGTTGAATATTTGCCGGAAGCAGTGAATTTTATTGAGCTACAAAATGAAAAAGTCAGAAGAAAGATTTTGTACAATATTTCTCTTGCAAAACACACGAAATCTGCGAGTCTGTTTACGAAACTGTCTGGAGAAATATGGGAATTTTGCACTATTTATGAAAAGAATTATTATAGACTTTTTGCATTTTGGGATAAAACTAAAGCAGCATATGTTATTTGCTCACATGGAATTATTAAGAAGTCAAAGAAAACACCATTAAGGGAAGTACATAAGGCAGAAGAAATAAGAAAAAAGTATTTTGAAAAATCGATTTAA
- a CDS encoding helix-turn-helix transcriptional regulator, with translation METTSHEKLLNKYIGERGTPVRSAFEQELQLDIIAYKIKELRKSRNLTQEELGILIGKDKSQISKIEKGTRNLTISTILEIMNALNAKFKFRVEINEDIIELV, from the coding sequence ATGGAAACTACATCACACGAAAAATTGTTAAATAAGTATATAGGCGAGAGAGGAACGCCTGTTAGGTCAGCTTTTGAGCAAGAATTGCAATTGGATATTATCGCTTATAAAATAAAAGAATTAAGAAAGAGCAGAAATCTTACTCAGGAAGAGTTGGGGATTCTAATAGGGAAAGACAAATCCCAAATATCAAAAATCGAAAAAGGAACAAGAAATCTGACTATCTCAACAATATTGGAAATAATGAATGCTTTAAACGCAAAATTTAAGTTTAGGGTTGAAATAAATGAAGACATCATTGAATTAGTATAA
- a CDS encoding DUF433 domain-containing protein: MIRYIDRIVINPNIRFGRPCVKGTRIAVYDVLNWLASGMSHEQIVKDYPELKEEDIKACLAFAADKEHKLRVA; the protein is encoded by the coding sequence ATGATTCGATACATAGACAGAATAGTAATAAACCCAAACATAAGGTTTGGCAGGCCTTGCGTCAAAGGAACGCGCATTGCTGTTTATGACGTCCTTAACTGGCTGGCATCCGGAATGTCCCATGAACAAATTGTCAAGGATTATCCGGAATTAAAAGAAGAAGACATAAAAGCGTGTCTTGCATTTGCAGCCGATAAAGAACATAAACTACGTGTGGCCTAA